The proteins below come from a single Oryzomicrobium terrae genomic window:
- the mnmC gene encoding bifunctional tRNA (5-methylaminomethyl-2-thiouridine)(34)-methyltransferase MnmD/FAD-dependent 5-carboxymethylaminomethyl-2-thiouridine(34) oxidoreductase MnmC, with protein MSAAHPFTPIQPARLDFAPDGTPRSTDYGDVYHTAAGGLEQARQVFMAGCGLPERWQGRQRFTILETGFGLGLNFLATWAAWRADPARSRELYFISTEKHPFSADDLAVLHRAYPELAPLADELRQAWPELLPGFHRLHLGSDDDGERVTLTLLFGDALTTLPQLSAQADAIYLDGFSPAKNPELWSPQVFYPLARLAAPGARIATWSVAGAVREGLARAGFRVEKVPGFGTKRERLTGERAARSNDPAPAEASHTPADDRRALVIGAGFAGTSVAERLAARGWQVEMIDSVGPGAGASGNRVGVLRPLPAVDDNRLARLTRAAFLYTRRHLQTLTAAGLPVQWGASGVLHLGRDPVHEATQRKVVEQHQPPAGYLRYVDQDEASAIAGWPTSAGGWFFPGGGWGVPPSLCRANLARFPERIRTRFGQAVASIAHIDGEWAAHAEDGTLLGRAPHLVLANAAAAKALYPAPWLPLRPARGQTTVIPAAALPAPQVVVCRLGYVTPVVDGYRVCGASFIAGDTDPAMRPNEHRENLQKLDFILPGLTAQAVPPLDPDTLEGRVGFRPVSPDRLPMVGALPAVAAEPAQDLAAIPRQPGLWLANGFGARGLVWSAHAGELLASQMAGDPLPLEIDLAGALDPARFLLPGRRWRAASED; from the coding sequence ATGTCCGCCGCCCATCCCTTCACCCCGATCCAGCCGGCCCGCCTCGACTTCGCCCCCGACGGCACGCCCCGCTCCACGGATTACGGCGACGTCTACCACACCGCCGCCGGCGGGCTGGAACAGGCCCGCCAGGTGTTCATGGCCGGCTGCGGCCTGCCGGAACGGTGGCAGGGACGGCAGCGCTTCACCATCCTGGAAACCGGCTTCGGCCTGGGGCTCAACTTTCTCGCCACCTGGGCCGCCTGGCGCGCCGACCCAGCCCGTTCCCGGGAGCTGTACTTCATCTCCACCGAGAAGCACCCCTTCTCGGCGGACGACCTGGCGGTGCTGCACCGGGCCTACCCGGAACTCGCCCCCCTGGCCGACGAGCTGCGCCAGGCCTGGCCCGAACTGCTGCCCGGCTTTCACCGCCTGCACTTGGGCTCTGACGACGATGGGGAGCGGGTCACCCTGACCCTGCTGTTCGGCGACGCCCTGACCACCCTGCCCCAGCTTTCGGCCCAGGCCGACGCCATCTACCTGGACGGTTTTTCCCCGGCCAAAAACCCGGAGCTGTGGTCGCCCCAGGTGTTCTACCCCCTGGCCCGCCTCGCTGCCCCCGGGGCGCGCATCGCCACCTGGTCGGTGGCCGGCGCCGTGCGCGAGGGGCTGGCCCGGGCCGGCTTCCGCGTCGAGAAGGTGCCGGGCTTTGGCACCAAGCGTGAACGGCTGACCGGGGAACGGGCTGCCCGGAGCAACGATCCGGCGCCGGCCGAGGCAAGCCACACGCCCGCCGACGACCGGCGCGCCCTGGTCATCGGCGCCGGGTTTGCCGGCACCTCGGTGGCCGAGCGTCTGGCCGCCCGGGGCTGGCAGGTAGAAATGATCGACAGCGTCGGCCCGGGCGCCGGGGCCTCGGGCAACCGGGTCGGGGTGCTGCGCCCCCTGCCGGCGGTGGATGACAACCGTCTCGCCCGCCTCACCCGGGCCGCCTTCCTCTACACCCGGCGCCATCTGCAAACCCTCACGGCCGCCGGCCTGCCGGTGCAGTGGGGCGCCAGCGGCGTACTCCACCTGGGCCGGGACCCGGTCCATGAGGCCACCCAGCGCAAGGTGGTGGAGCAGCACCAGCCCCCCGCCGGCTACCTGCGCTACGTCGACCAGGACGAAGCCTCGGCCATCGCCGGTTGGCCCACCTCTGCCGGCGGCTGGTTTTTCCCCGGCGGCGGCTGGGGCGTGCCCCCGTCGCTGTGCCGCGCCAACCTGGCCCGCTTTCCCGAACGCATCCGCACCCGCTTCGGCCAGGCCGTGGCGTCCATCGCCCACATCGATGGCGAATGGGCGGCCCACGCCGAGGACGGTACTCTGCTCGGCCGCGCTCCCCACCTGGTGCTGGCCAACGCGGCGGCGGCCAAGGCCCTTTACCCGGCGCCCTGGCTGCCCCTGCGCCCGGCCCGGGGCCAGACCACGGTGATCCCTGCCGCCGCCCTGCCCGCACCCCAGGTGGTGGTGTGCCGCCTCGGCTACGTCACGCCGGTGGTGGATGGTTACCGGGTGTGCGGCGCCAGCTTCATCGCCGGGGACACGGACCCGGCGATGCGTCCCAACGAGCATCGGGAAAACCTGCAAAAGCTCGACTTCATCCTGCCCGGCCTGACGGCCCAGGCTGTACCGCCCCTGGACCCGGACACCCTGGAAGGCCGGGTGGGTTTCCGCCCGGTATCGCCGGACCGGCTGCCCATGGTTGGCGCCCTGCCCGCCGTCGCTGCCGAACCGGCCCAGGATCTGGCCGCCATCCCGCGTCAGCCCGGCTTGTGGCTGGCCAACGGTTTCGGCGCCCGGGGGCTGGTGTGGTCGGCCCACGCCGGCGAACTGCTGGCGTCGCAGATGGCCGGCGACCCTTTGCCCCTGGAAATCGACCTGGCCGGCGCCCTCGACCCGGCCCGCTTCCTCCTGCCCGGACGACGCTGGCGGGCCGCCAGCGAAGACTGA
- a CDS encoding DMT family transporter, translating into MTSPNSSSAAPERAVEHERLPALGLLLLAAIAVGWGLNWPIMKVVLSEVPPLSFRGSCLTLGGLGMLFLARCTGQSPRIPAGAMPRLLLLSATNIVGWNVLIVYGLLTLPSGRGALLGYTMPLWGICLSVWLLKEQFTARKLLGLILGFSGVGLLIGESLGVLSATPVGVACMLGAAFFWALGVVLIKRLPVAMPTMALTGWMMLLGGVPIAVAALLLETDKWHPLTFWPAFGLVYNLFVAFMFCYWAWNRIVLMVPVSVSSLSSLVTPLIGLAGGMAFLGERPGWQEALAAACILGALAVVSLPGRRDR; encoded by the coding sequence GTGACTTCTCCCAATTCTTCTTCCGCTGCGCCGGAGCGTGCCGTTGAGCACGAACGCCTGCCGGCCCTGGGCCTGCTGCTGCTGGCTGCGATCGCTGTCGGCTGGGGGCTCAACTGGCCGATCATGAAGGTGGTGCTGTCGGAGGTGCCGCCCCTGAGCTTTCGCGGTTCCTGCCTGACCTTGGGCGGCCTGGGCATGTTGTTCCTGGCCCGCTGCACCGGGCAGTCCCCGCGCATTCCTGCCGGTGCCATGCCGCGCCTGCTGCTGCTGTCTGCGACCAACATCGTCGGCTGGAACGTATTGATCGTGTATGGCCTGCTTACGCTGCCTTCGGGGCGGGGGGCGCTGCTCGGCTACACCATGCCCTTGTGGGGCATCTGCCTGTCGGTGTGGCTGCTCAAGGAACAGTTCACTGCGCGCAAGCTTCTCGGCCTGATCCTGGGATTTTCCGGTGTGGGGTTGTTGATCGGCGAAAGCCTGGGCGTGCTGTCCGCCACGCCCGTGGGGGTGGCCTGCATGCTCGGTGCGGCCTTTTTCTGGGCCCTGGGTGTGGTCCTGATCAAGCGTTTGCCGGTCGCCATGCCGACCATGGCGTTGACCGGCTGGATGATGCTGCTGGGTGGGGTGCCGATCGCCGTGGCGGCGCTGCTGCTGGAAACGGACAAGTGGCATCCCCTGACCTTCTGGCCGGCGTTTGGCCTGGTCTACAACCTCTTCGTCGCCTTCATGTTCTGCTACTGGGCCTGGAACCGTATCGTACTGATGGTGCCGGTGTCGGTATCGTCCCTGTCGTCCTTGGTCACGCCGCTGATCGGCCTCGCCGGTGGCATGGCCTTTCTCGGCGAGCGGCCGGGCTGGCAGGAGGCCCTGGCGGCGGCCTGCATTCTCGGCGCCCTGGCGGTGGTGTCGTTACCGGGGCGCCGCGATCGCTGA
- a CDS encoding DASS family sodium-coupled anion symporter: MSTPTPIAAKAPPTIPWGVVIGAVAAAAILALPEPAGLSIAGQRMLAVLAFAVIVWLTEALDYAVSSVVIVAMMAFLLGTAPSPKNPAVILGTTGGLQMGLGGFSNTALALVGAALFISVAMTASGLDKRIALRTLSVIGTGSRRILLGAIVVTILLSFIVPSATARTACVVPIMAGIITAFGVDKRSVFAASIMMMVAQATSVWNVGILTSAAQNVLTIGFMRKILGDSPSWMDWLVAGAPWSIAMSVALYFIARRLFPPETERIEGGREAMKKALSELGPMTGKEWRVLAIAITLLGFWSTEKSFHNFDTTSTTLVGLAIMLLPGIGVMTWKEVQTKVPWGTLIVFGVGISLGTALLDTKAALWLADIAVRSLHLETLTPFWVFAALSAFLILIHLGFASATALTSAMIPIMIAVLQRLGGDINVGGMTMLLGFVVSFGFILPVNAPQNMVCLGTETFTSKQFTKFGLWITAVGYAMLLLFALTWWNFLGLLTVAK; encoded by the coding sequence ATGAGCACTCCCACCCCAATCGCCGCCAAGGCACCCCCAACGATCCCCTGGGGGGTTGTCATCGGCGCCGTTGCAGCGGCCGCCATCCTCGCCCTGCCCGAACCCGCCGGCCTGTCCATCGCCGGCCAGCGCATGCTTGCCGTGCTGGCCTTCGCGGTGATCGTCTGGCTGACCGAGGCCCTTGATTACGCTGTTTCGTCGGTGGTCATCGTCGCCATGATGGCCTTCCTGCTCGGCACCGCGCCGAGCCCGAAGAACCCGGCGGTCATCCTCGGCACCACCGGCGGCCTGCAGATGGGCCTGGGCGGCTTTTCAAACACCGCCCTGGCCCTGGTCGGCGCCGCCCTGTTCATCTCGGTGGCCATGACCGCCAGCGGCCTCGACAAGCGCATCGCCCTGCGCACCCTGTCGGTGATCGGCACCGGCTCCCGGCGCATTCTGCTCGGGGCCATCGTCGTCACCATCCTGCTCTCGTTCATCGTGCCATCGGCCACGGCGCGCACCGCCTGCGTGGTGCCGATCATGGCCGGCATCATCACCGCCTTCGGGGTGGACAAGCGCTCGGTATTCGCCGCCTCGATCATGATGATGGTGGCCCAGGCCACCAGCGTGTGGAACGTGGGCATCCTCACCTCCGCCGCCCAAAACGTGCTGACCATCGGCTTCATGCGCAAGATTCTGGGCGACTCGCCGAGTTGGATGGACTGGCTGGTGGCCGGCGCACCGTGGAGCATCGCCATGTCGGTAGCCCTCTACTTCATCGCCCGCCGCCTCTTCCCGCCCGAGACCGAGCGCATCGAGGGTGGCCGCGAGGCCATGAAGAAGGCCCTGTCCGAACTGGGCCCGATGACCGGCAAGGAATGGCGCGTGCTGGCCATCGCCATCACCCTGCTCGGTTTCTGGAGCACGGAAAAGTCCTTCCACAACTTCGACACCACCTCCACCACCCTGGTGGGCCTGGCCATCATGCTGCTGCCCGGCATCGGCGTGATGACCTGGAAGGAAGTGCAGACCAAGGTGCCCTGGGGCACCCTGATCGTCTTCGGCGTCGGCATCAGCCTGGGGACCGCCCTGCTAGATACCAAGGCCGCCCTGTGGCTGGCCGACATCGCCGTGCGCAGCCTTCACCTGGAAACCCTCACCCCGTTCTGGGTGTTCGCCGCCCTGTCGGCCTTCCTGATCCTCATCCACCTGGGCTTCGCCAGCGCCACGGCACTGACCTCGGCGATGATCCCGATCATGATCGCTGTGCTGCAGCGCCTGGGGGGCGACATCAACGTCGGCGGCATGACCATGCTGCTCGGCTTCGTCGTCAGCTTCGGCTTCATCCTGCCGGTGAATGCACCCCAGAACATGGTCTGCCTGGGTACTGAGACCTTCACCAGCAAGCAGTTCACCAAGTTCGGCCTGTGGATCACCG
- a CDS encoding transglutaminase-like domain-containing protein, protein MKRRAFLAASAFISLFSAAPVLAKPVQKKAAPAKPAGKPAGKAGAKPGAKTQAKPIAKKGASSSLRETSGSGFRQSRPLTPVSLTPPPQFEWREYQLTGRLQAKLPGRGRSRAWIPLPRESDWQREMDVTWKGNFERIGLKRDPYSDITFLVADWKDGVTPELEISSRVATRQRLFDITRRGNRHEDDDTLQRYLQGSSRLPLDGAIADAAERISGRIREPMPQARAFYDWIIDQPIKSAGRNDCPSGDVQNLIGADRQITLCDDVTGWNASTLFVGLCRASGIPARVVYGQRIGESRQFPSLGASGNIAAAQHCRAEFYVAAYGWVPVDPADVRRAIAQDNLRAEDPKTSALKKRLFGFWEMNWIAYHAGSDVRLPGGPSRPLGWVMAPQVALGDGPEAVLLPADAITWQQESRTVES, encoded by the coding sequence ATGAAACGACGCGCTTTCCTCGCCGCCTCGGCGTTCATTTCCCTCTTCTCCGCCGCCCCCGTCCTGGCCAAGCCGGTCCAGAAAAAGGCGGCCCCGGCCAAACCGGCCGGCAAACCTGCCGGTAAAGCAGGCGCCAAACCTGGTGCCAAAACCCAGGCCAAACCCATCGCCAAGAAGGGCGCCAGTTCCAGCCTGCGCGAAACCAGTGGTAGCGGCTTCCGCCAGTCCCGCCCCCTGACCCCGGTGTCCCTCACCCCGCCCCCCCAGTTCGAATGGCGCGAGTACCAGTTGACCGGCCGCCTCCAGGCCAAGCTGCCGGGCCGCGGCCGTAGTCGCGCCTGGATTCCCCTGCCCCGGGAATCGGACTGGCAACGGGAGATGGACGTCACCTGGAAAGGCAACTTCGAGCGCATCGGCCTGAAGCGCGACCCCTACAGCGATATCACCTTCCTGGTAGCCGACTGGAAGGACGGCGTCACCCCGGAGCTGGAAATCAGCAGCCGCGTAGCCACCCGACAGCGCCTCTTCGACATCACCCGGCGTGGCAACCGCCACGAGGACGACGACACCCTGCAGCGCTACCTGCAGGGCAGCAGCCGCTTGCCCTTGGATGGTGCCATCGCCGATGCCGCCGAGCGTATCTCCGGTCGCATCCGCGAGCCCATGCCCCAGGCCCGGGCGTTCTACGACTGGATCATCGACCAGCCGATCAAGTCCGCCGGACGCAACGACTGCCCCAGTGGCGATGTACAGAACCTGATCGGCGCCGATCGGCAGATCACCTTGTGCGACGATGTCACGGGCTGGAACGCCAGCACCCTGTTCGTCGGCCTGTGCCGGGCTTCGGGCATCCCCGCCCGGGTGGTCTATGGCCAGCGCATCGGCGAATCGCGCCAGTTCCCCAGCCTGGGTGCCAGCGGCAACATCGCCGCGGCCCAGCACTGTCGTGCCGAGTTCTATGTGGCGGCCTACGGCTGGGTGCCCGTTGACCCGGCCGATGTACGCCGTGCCATCGCCCAGGACAATCTGCGCGCCGAAGATCCGAAAACCTCGGCCCTGAAAAAACGCCTGTTCGGCTTTTGGGAGATGAACTGGATCGCCTACCACGCCGGCAGCGACGTCCGCCTGCCCGGTGGCCCAAGCCGCCCTCTCGGCTGGGTCATGGCCCCCCAGGTCGCCCTGGGGGATGGCCCCGAGGCAGTGCTGCTGCCTGCAGACGCCATCACTTGGCAGCAGGAATCGCGTACGGTCGAGAGCTGA
- the lysS gene encoding lysine--tRNA ligase, protein MTDAAQAHPTNELPQDENHIIAERRAKLGKWRESGAAYPNDFKRENTAGKLFEIYGDKDGEALEATPVEVKVAGRIMLKRVMGKASFITIQDLSGRIQIYVAKDAVGEEVYTDFKHWDSGDIVGVVGTLFRTKTGELTVKASEVRLLSKCLRPLPEKFHGLTDIEQRYRQRYLDLITNENSRFTFLARSRMIQSIRNYMVHAGFLEVETPMMHPIPGGASAKPFVTHHNALDMEMFLRIAPELYLKRLVVGGFEKVFEVNRNFRNEGVSPRHNPEFTMMEFYEAYADYQTLMDFTEGLLRHAARDALGTEVFEYQGRVLDLSKPFHRLTIVQAVMKHCPEYTEAQLTDAAWLRHKLREMKADPRSDMGLGALQLMFFEETAEAQLWEPTFIVDYPVEVSPLARKSDSDPEITERFELFIVGREIANGFSELNDPEDQAERFLAQAQAKDAGDEEAMYYDADYIRALEYGLPPTGGCGIGIDRLVMLLTDSPAIRDVILFPHMRKD, encoded by the coding sequence ATGACCGACGCAGCCCAAGCACACCCAACCAACGAGCTTCCCCAGGACGAAAACCACATCATCGCCGAACGCCGCGCCAAGCTTGGCAAATGGCGTGAATCCGGTGCCGCCTACCCGAACGACTTCAAGCGTGAGAACACCGCCGGCAAGCTGTTCGAGATCTACGGCGACAAGGACGGCGAAGCCCTGGAAGCCACCCCGGTGGAAGTGAAGGTGGCGGGCCGCATCATGCTCAAGCGGGTCATGGGCAAGGCCTCCTTCATCACCATCCAGGACCTGTCCGGCCGCATCCAGATCTACGTGGCCAAGGACGCGGTGGGCGAAGAGGTCTACACCGACTTCAAACACTGGGACAGCGGCGACATCGTCGGCGTGGTCGGCACCCTGTTCCGCACCAAGACCGGCGAACTGACCGTCAAGGCCAGCGAGGTGCGTCTGCTCTCCAAGTGCCTGCGCCCCCTGCCCGAGAAGTTCCACGGCCTGACCGACATCGAGCAGCGCTACCGCCAGCGCTACCTGGACCTGATCACCAACGAGAACTCCCGGTTCACCTTCCTGGCCCGTAGCCGGATGATCCAGTCCATCCGCAACTACATGGTCCATGCCGGCTTCCTCGAAGTCGAAACGCCGATGATGCACCCCATCCCCGGCGGTGCCTCGGCCAAGCCCTTCGTCACCCACCACAACGCGCTGGACATGGAAATGTTCCTGCGCATCGCTCCCGAGCTGTACCTGAAGCGCCTGGTGGTGGGTGGCTTCGAGAAGGTCTTCGAAGTTAACCGCAACTTCCGCAACGAAGGCGTCTCGCCCCGGCACAACCCCGAATTCACCATGATGGAGTTCTACGAGGCCTACGCCGACTACCAGACCCTCATGGATTTCACCGAAGGCCTACTGCGCCACGCCGCCCGGGATGCCCTGGGCACCGAGGTATTCGAATACCAGGGCCGGGTGCTGGACCTGTCCAAGCCTTTCCACCGCCTGACCATCGTCCAGGCGGTGATGAAGCACTGCCCCGAGTACACCGAGGCCCAGCTGACCGACGCCGCCTGGCTGCGCCACAAGCTGCGCGAAATGAAGGCCGACCCGCGCAGCGACATGGGTCTGGGCGCCCTGCAACTGATGTTCTTCGAAGAAACCGCCGAAGCCCAGCTGTGGGAGCCGACCTTCATCGTCGACTACCCGGTGGAAGTGTCGCCCCTGGCACGCAAGAGCGATTCCGATCCCGAGATCACCGAGCGCTTCGAGCTGTTCATCGTCGGCCGCGAGATCGCCAACGGCTTCTCCGAGCTGAACGATCCGGAAGACCAGGCCGAGCGCTTCCTCGCCCAGGCCCAGGCCAAGGATGCGGGCGATGAAGAGGCCATGTACTACGACGCCGACTACATCCGCGCCCTGGAGTACGGTCTGCCTCCCACCGGCGGCTGCGGCATCGGCATCGACCGTCTGGTGATGCTGCTCACCGACAGCCCGGCCATCCGCGACGTGATCCTCTTCCCGCACATGCGCAAGGACTGA
- the prfB gene encoding peptide chain release factor 2 (programmed frameshift) has product MEAEQLNSIANHLADLAQRTTDLRRYLDYAAKKERLVEVSKKLEDPAIWNDAKVAQELGREKKSLEGVVVSLDTIEQSLSDARELFEMGREEGDDDMLQSVVSDVDSLEKDVHELEFRRMFNNPQDPNPCFLEIQAGAGGTEAQDWASMLLRMYLRYCERRGYTAEVLEESEGEVAGIKSATIKISGDYAYGMLRTETGIHRLVRKSPFDSNARRHTSFTSVFIYPEVDDSIEIEINPADVRTDTYRASGAGGQHINKTDSAVRLTHVPSGIVVQCQNDRSQHRNRDEAWKMLRARLFEHELRKRQAEQQKLEDAKSDIGWGHQIRSYVLDQSRIKDLRTNVEVGNTQGVLDGDLDPFIEASLKQGV; this is encoded by the exons ATGGAAGCCGAACAACTCAACAGCATCGCCAATCACCTCGCCGACCTCGCCCAGCGGACCACCGACCTACGGAGGTATCTT GACTACGCTGCCAAGAAAGAGCGCCTAGTCGAGGTTTCCAAAAAGCTCGAAGATCCCGCCATCTGGAACGACGCCAAAGTCGCCCAGGAACTGGGTCGGGAAAAGAAATCCCTGGAAGGGGTGGTGGTGTCCCTCGACACCATCGAACAAAGCCTGTCCGATGCCCGCGAGCTCTTTGAAATGGGCCGGGAAGAAGGCGACGACGACATGCTCCAGTCCGTCGTGAGCGATGTGGACAGCCTGGAAAAGGACGTGCACGAACTCGAATTCCGGCGCATGTTCAACAACCCCCAGGACCCCAACCCCTGCTTCCTGGAAATCCAGGCTGGCGCCGGCGGTACCGAAGCCCAGGACTGGGCCTCCATGCTGCTGCGCATGTACCTGCGCTACTGCGAGCGGCGCGGCTACACCGCCGAGGTGCTGGAAGAGTCCGAGGGTGAAGTGGCAGGCATCAAGAGCGCCACCATCAAGATCAGCGGCGACTACGCCTACGGCATGCTGCGTACCGAAACAGGCATCCACCGCCTGGTGCGCAAGAGCCCCTTCGACTCCAACGCCCGGCGCCACACCAGCTTCACCTCGGTGTTCATCTACCCGGAAGTGGACGACTCGATCGAAATCGAGATCAACCCGGCCGACGTGCGCACCGACACCTACCGGGCTTCCGGCGCCGGCGGCCAGCACATCAACAAGACCGACTCGGCGGTGCGCCTCACCCACGTGCCCAGCGGCATCGTCGTGCAGTGCCAGAACGACCGTTCCCAGCACCGCAACCGGGACGAAGCCTGGAAGATGCTGCGTGCCCGCCTGTTCGAGCATGAACTGCGCAAGCGCCAGGCCGAGCAGCAGAAGCTGGAGGACGCCAAGTCCGATATCGGCTGGGGCCACCAGATCCGTTCCTACGTGCTCGACCAGTCGCGCATCAAGGATCTGCGCACCAACGTCGAAGTGGGCAACACCCAGGGCGTCCTCGACGGCGACCTGGATCCGTTCATCGAGGCCAGCCTGAAACAGGGCGTCTAA